A part of Streptomyces sp. NBC_00557 genomic DNA contains:
- a CDS encoding geranyl diphosphate 2-C-methyltransferase produces the protein MTFAPVARTTPVTVPAQSVYQSRVADYWNAEENPVNLELGKLDDLYHHHYGIGAADLSVLDEPDPQARRDRITAELHRLEHAQAELLASHLGPLSPADRVFDAGCGRGGGSVVAHLLYGCHADGVTISAKQAAFASEQARARGIDDKVRYHHRNMLDTGLETGAYAASWNNESTMYVELDLLFAEHARLLRRGGRYVVITGCYNDTYGQASREVSLINAHYICDIHPRSEYFKAMARNRLVPVHVEDLTEAAIPYWELRRKAEHLVTGVEDTFLDAYRNGSFQYLLIAADRV, from the coding sequence TTGACCTTCGCCCCCGTCGCCCGCACCACGCCCGTCACGGTCCCGGCCCAGTCCGTCTACCAGAGCCGGGTCGCGGACTACTGGAACGCCGAGGAGAACCCGGTCAACCTGGAACTCGGCAAGCTCGACGACCTGTACCACCACCACTACGGCATCGGCGCCGCCGACCTGTCGGTGCTGGACGAGCCCGATCCGCAGGCGCGCCGCGACCGCATCACCGCCGAACTGCACCGCCTGGAGCACGCCCAGGCCGAGTTGCTCGCCTCGCATCTCGGGCCGCTCTCCCCCGCCGACCGGGTCTTCGACGCCGGCTGCGGCCGGGGCGGCGGCAGCGTGGTGGCGCATCTGCTCTACGGCTGCCACGCCGACGGCGTCACCATCTCCGCCAAGCAGGCCGCCTTCGCCAGCGAGCAGGCCCGCGCCCGGGGCATCGACGACAAGGTGCGCTACCACCACCGCAACATGCTCGACACAGGCCTGGAGACCGGCGCGTACGCGGCGTCGTGGAACAACGAGTCCACCATGTACGTCGAGCTGGACCTGCTGTTCGCCGAGCACGCCCGGCTGCTGCGCCGCGGCGGACGCTATGTGGTGATCACCGGCTGCTACAACGACACCTACGGTCAGGCCTCGCGGGAGGTGTCGCTGATCAACGCCCACTACATCTGCGACATCCACCCGCGCTCGGAGTACTTCAAGGCGATGGCCCGCAACCGCCTGGTGCCGGTCCACGTCGAGGACCTGACCGAGGCGGCCATCCCCTACTGGGAGCTGCGCCGGAAGGCCGAGCACCTGGTC
- a CDS encoding family 2 encapsulin nanocompartment cargo protein terpene cyclase, producing MTSENPLGAAPASYTLPGPPDIAARLRRPRRTGTVPGLHHRPAVPADPVKAAEVDRRLETWARGLDLFPETWKGDFSGFRFGRAVVLQHPGALDLDRLTAAGKLLLAENIVDSCYCEEDEGRGGARRGLGGRLVMAQSALDPFHGVPELEEEWRRGVRADGPLRSYHFALEDFAGFATPSQTDRFVHDIARLHLGYLAEAAWAETRYMPRVWEYLVMRQFNSFRPCLSIVDAVDGYELPEQIYARPEIQRITALACNATTIVNDLYSFTKELAADPTHLNLPQVVAANERRGLKAAYLKSVEIHNRIMAAFEEESALLSATSPLVERYARGLAAWVSGNHEWHATNTHRYHLPDYW from the coding sequence ATGACGTCCGAGAACCCGCTGGGCGCGGCCCCCGCGTCGTACACGCTGCCCGGACCGCCCGACATCGCCGCGCGCCTGCGCAGACCCCGGCGCACCGGCACCGTCCCCGGACTGCACCACCGGCCGGCCGTGCCCGCCGACCCGGTGAAGGCCGCCGAGGTGGACCGCCGGCTGGAGACGTGGGCCCGCGGCCTCGATCTGTTCCCGGAGACCTGGAAGGGGGACTTCTCGGGCTTCCGGTTCGGCCGGGCCGTCGTCCTGCAGCACCCTGGGGCGCTCGACCTGGACCGGCTGACGGCCGCCGGGAAGCTGCTGCTCGCCGAGAACATCGTGGACTCCTGCTACTGCGAGGAGGACGAGGGCCGGGGCGGTGCGCGCCGCGGGCTCGGCGGCCGGCTGGTCATGGCCCAGTCGGCGCTCGACCCCTTCCACGGCGTCCCCGAGCTGGAGGAGGAGTGGCGCCGGGGCGTGCGGGCCGACGGGCCGCTGCGGTCGTACCACTTCGCCCTGGAGGACTTCGCGGGCTTCGCCACGCCCAGCCAGACCGACCGGTTCGTGCACGACATCGCACGGCTGCACCTGGGCTACCTCGCGGAGGCGGCGTGGGCGGAGACGCGGTACATGCCCCGGGTCTGGGAGTACCTGGTGATGCGGCAGTTCAACAGCTTCCGGCCCTGCCTGTCCATCGTGGACGCCGTGGACGGCTACGAGCTGCCCGAGCAGATCTACGCCCGGCCCGAGATCCAGCGGATCACCGCGCTCGCCTGCAACGCCACCACGATCGTCAACGACCTGTACTCCTTCACCAAGGAACTGGCCGCCGACCCCACGCACCTCAATCTGCCGCAGGTCGTCGCCGCCAACGAGCGGCGCGGGCTGAAGGCCGCCTATCTGAAGTCCGTCGAGATCCACAACCGGATCATGGCGGCGTTCGAGGAGGAGTCGGCCCTGCTGTCGGCGACCTCGCCGCTGGTGGAGCGCTATGCCCGGGGGCTCGCCGCCTGGGTGTCCGGCAACCACGAGTGGCACGCCACCAACACCCACCGCTACCACCTGCCCGACTACTGGTGA
- a CDS encoding family 2B encapsulin nanocompartment shell protein, translating into MTTPDTAAGSAVDEPAPEPAADGRLTSLSTRAARQLTTTHKSEPQMQAITSRWLLKTLPWVDVKGGAYRVNRRLTLRTGRGRVHFEQNGADDIRVIPETLCELPVLRGYPDTDVLREIAGRFQPREVRAGQVLFEAGQPVTEAYLVVHGRFTRYTTGKYGDEEILGVVTDGDQMGDEAVGQSDPLWLTSVRAETAGVVLALPWAVVREFTERVPSLAAHLQAYVERQRRPMNRKGEAEVPVQAGHVGEPTLPGGFVDYELAPREYELSLTQTVLRVHTRIADLYNHPMDQTQQQLRLTVEEIRERQEWELVNNREFGLLHNVDYGQRISTFTGPPAPDDMDELLSMRRKTKVFLAHPKAIAAFFRQCNRRGLVPGTASVDGHEVPAWRGVPIFPCSKIPISDDHTTSIIALRTGEADQGVIGLYQTGIPEEFQPGLNVRFMGIDSAAIISYLVTAYYSLAILVPDAAGILENVQIGRFPE; encoded by the coding sequence GTGACCACTCCGGACACCGCCGCCGGTTCCGCCGTCGACGAGCCCGCTCCCGAGCCCGCGGCCGACGGGCGGCTCACCAGCCTGAGCACCCGGGCGGCGCGCCAGCTCACCACGACCCACAAGTCCGAACCGCAGATGCAGGCCATCACCTCGCGGTGGCTGCTGAAGACCCTGCCGTGGGTGGACGTCAAGGGCGGCGCCTACCGGGTCAACCGCCGTCTGACGCTGCGCACGGGGCGCGGCCGGGTGCACTTCGAGCAGAACGGGGCCGACGACATCCGGGTCATCCCGGAGACGCTCTGCGAACTGCCGGTCCTGCGCGGCTACCCCGACACCGACGTGCTGCGGGAGATCGCCGGCCGCTTCCAGCCGCGGGAGGTGCGCGCCGGACAGGTGCTGTTCGAGGCCGGCCAGCCGGTCACCGAGGCCTACCTGGTCGTGCACGGCCGGTTCACCCGCTACACCACCGGCAAGTACGGCGACGAGGAGATCCTCGGGGTCGTCACCGACGGCGACCAGATGGGCGACGAGGCGGTGGGCCAGTCCGATCCGCTGTGGCTGACCTCGGTGCGGGCCGAGACCGCCGGCGTGGTGCTCGCGCTGCCCTGGGCGGTCGTACGGGAGTTCACCGAGCGGGTGCCGTCCCTCGCCGCGCACCTTCAGGCCTATGTCGAGCGGCAGCGGCGGCCGATGAACCGCAAGGGCGAGGCGGAGGTGCCGGTGCAGGCCGGCCATGTCGGCGAGCCGACGCTGCCCGGCGGCTTCGTCGACTACGAACTCGCCCCGCGGGAGTACGAGTTGTCCCTGACCCAGACCGTGCTGCGGGTGCACACCCGGATCGCCGACCTCTACAACCACCCGATGGACCAGACCCAGCAGCAGCTGAGGCTCACGGTGGAGGAGATCCGCGAACGCCAGGAGTGGGAGCTGGTCAACAACCGGGAGTTCGGGCTGCTGCACAACGTCGACTACGGGCAGCGGATCAGCACCTTCACCGGACCGCCGGCGCCGGACGACATGGACGAGCTGCTGTCCATGCGACGCAAGACCAAGGTGTTCCTCGCCCACCCCAAGGCGATCGCGGCGTTCTTCCGACAGTGCAACCGCCGCGGCCTGGTCCCCGGCACCGCGAGCGTCGACGGCCACGAGGTGCCGGCGTGGCGCGGGGTGCCGATCTTCCCGTGCAGCAAGATCCCGATCAGCGACGACCACACCACGAGCATCATCGCGCTGCGCACCGGCGAGGCCGACCAGGGCGTGATCGGCCTCTACCAGACCGGCATCCCCGAGGAGTTCCAGCCGGGGCTGAACGTCCGGTTCATGGGCATCGACTCCGCCGCGATCATCAGCTACCTCGTCACCGCCTACTACTCGCTGGCCATCCTGGTGCCCGACGCGGCCGGGATCCTGGAGAACGTGCAGATCGGGCGGTTCCCCGAATGA
- a CDS encoding zinc-binding alcohol dehydrogenase family protein, whose amino-acid sequence MRAWSVVRPGPVGERPLRLLERPVPAPGADELLVRVRACGVCRTDLHVAEGDLPVHRAGVTPGHEAVGEVVGAGSAVRGFAAGDRVGVAWLRRTCGVCAYCARGAENLCPRSQYTGWDADGGYAEYTTVPAAFAHRLPEALDDVAAAPLLCAGIIGYRALRRTALPPGGRLGLYGFGGSAHLCAQVALAEGARVHVVTRGAAARRLALELGAASAHDLTEPPPEPLDGAILFAPVGDLVPVALRALDRGGVLALAGIHLTDVPALHYETELFYEKELRSVTSNTRADAREFLALAARHGIRATTHPYPLSRAPQALADLKAGRFDGAAVLVGDLA is encoded by the coding sequence ATGCGAGCGTGGTCGGTGGTGCGGCCCGGACCGGTCGGGGAGCGGCCCCTGCGGCTGCTGGAGCGGCCGGTGCCGGCGCCCGGCGCGGACGAGCTGCTGGTGCGGGTGCGGGCCTGCGGGGTGTGCCGGACCGATCTGCACGTCGCCGAGGGCGACCTGCCGGTGCACCGGGCCGGGGTCACCCCCGGCCACGAGGCGGTCGGCGAGGTCGTGGGCGCCGGCTCCGCGGTGCGGGGCTTCGCGGCGGGCGACCGGGTGGGCGTGGCCTGGCTGCGGCGCACCTGCGGGGTGTGCGCGTACTGCGCCCGGGGCGCCGAGAACCTGTGCCCCCGCTCGCAGTACACCGGCTGGGACGCCGACGGCGGTTACGCGGAGTACACCACCGTGCCGGCCGCCTTCGCCCACCGTCTGCCGGAGGCCCTGGACGACGTGGCGGCGGCGCCGCTGCTGTGCGCGGGGATCATCGGCTACCGTGCGCTGCGCCGTACGGCACTGCCGCCGGGCGGCCGGCTCGGGCTGTACGGCTTCGGCGGCAGCGCCCATCTGTGCGCGCAGGTGGCGCTCGCCGAGGGCGCCCGCGTCCACGTGGTCACCCGGGGCGCGGCGGCCCGGCGGCTGGCCCTGGAGCTGGGCGCGGCCTCGGCGCACGACCTGACCGAGCCGCCGCCGGAGCCGCTGGACGGCGCGATCCTGTTCGCCCCGGTCGGCGACCTGGTGCCGGTGGCGTTGCGCGCCCTCGACCGGGGCGGGGTGCTGGCCCTGGCCGGCATCCACCTGACCGACGTGCCGGCGCTGCACTACGAGACCGAGCTGTTCTACGAGAAGGAGCTGCGCAGCGTCACCTCCAACACCCGTGCGGACGCCCGGGAGTTCCTGGCGCTCGCCGCCCGGCACGGCATCCGCGCGACCACCCATCCCTATCCGCTGTCGCGGGCCCCGCAGGCGCTCGCCGACCTCAAGGCCGGCCGGTTCGACGGAGCGGCCGTACTGGTCGGCGACCTGGCCTGA
- a CDS encoding VOC family protein has translation MAVQPEGTPCWADAMFGDVEGAKRFYGDVLGWTFGESSSEYGHYTQAYAQGKAVAAVVPPMPGQEGQSQWCLYFASPDAAATAEKIRDNGGEVLMEPMQVGDFGTMCLAREPSGAVFGVWQAGVHEGFEATATPGAYCWAEVFTREPEKADAFFSAVFPYRMKDIVDDAVDFRMFDIGEDTVLGRMRMTDDFPPEVPSYINVYFTVDDCDEAVARATKLGGVLRFGPMSSPFGRFAALSDPQGANFSVIDITTTEGEMPRVQEV, from the coding sequence ATGGCCGTGCAACCCGAGGGAACGCCCTGTTGGGCCGATGCGATGTTCGGCGACGTGGAGGGAGCCAAGCGGTTCTACGGCGACGTCCTCGGCTGGACCTTCGGCGAGTCGTCGTCGGAGTACGGCCACTACACGCAGGCCTACGCGCAGGGCAAGGCGGTGGCCGCCGTCGTCCCGCCCATGCCCGGCCAGGAGGGCCAGTCGCAGTGGTGCCTGTACTTCGCCTCCCCGGACGCCGCGGCCACCGCGGAGAAGATCCGGGACAACGGCGGCGAGGTGCTGATGGAGCCGATGCAGGTCGGGGACTTCGGCACGATGTGCCTGGCCCGTGAGCCCAGCGGAGCCGTCTTCGGCGTCTGGCAGGCGGGCGTCCACGAGGGCTTCGAGGCGACCGCGACCCCGGGCGCCTACTGCTGGGCGGAGGTCTTCACCCGGGAGCCCGAGAAGGCCGACGCCTTCTTCTCCGCCGTCTTCCCGTACCGCATGAAGGACATCGTGGACGACGCGGTGGACTTCCGGATGTTCGACATCGGCGAGGACACCGTGCTGGGCCGGATGCGGATGACCGACGACTTCCCGCCCGAGGTGCCCTCGTACATCAACGTCTACTTCACCGTCGACGACTGCGACGAGGCCGTGGCCCGCGCGACCAAGCTCGGCGGAGTGCTCCGCTTCGGGCCGATGAGCAGCCCCTTCGGCCGGTTCGCGGCGCTCAGCGACCCGCAGGGAGCGAACTTCTCCGTGATCGACATCACGACCACGGAGGG